In Leptospira stimsonii, a single window of DNA contains:
- the ilvC gene encoding ketol-acid reductoisomerase, whose amino-acid sequence MANIYYDADCDLSSLKGKTIAVIGYGSQGHAQAQNMKDSGLKVIIGLKDGSKSVQDAKNAGFEVYSVAEASQKADIIQILAPDTIQADLYKKDIEPNLKKGDALVFSHGFNIHYDFIQPPKDVDVYMVAPKGPGHLVRRVYTEGGGVPCLIAIYQDSTGEAKKRALAHAAGVGGGRAGILETSFREETETDLFGEQVVLCGGLSNLIMAGFETLTEAGYDPEIAYFECLHEVKLITDLIYEGGLARMRFSISDTAEYGDYVSGPRVIDAGVKQRMKEVLNDIQKDKGAKFANNWMAETKAGYPNFKNMREKNAAHPIESVGKKLRSMMKWLSK is encoded by the coding sequence ATGGCAAATATTTATTACGACGCCGATTGTGATTTAAGTTCACTCAAAGGTAAAACCATTGCAGTGATCGGCTACGGAAGCCAGGGACACGCCCAGGCTCAAAACATGAAGGATTCCGGACTTAAAGTTATCATCGGTCTGAAAGATGGATCCAAATCAGTACAGGACGCTAAAAATGCAGGTTTCGAAGTATATAGCGTCGCAGAAGCTTCACAAAAAGCAGACATCATTCAAATTTTAGCTCCGGATACGATTCAGGCGGATCTTTACAAAAAAGATATCGAACCCAATCTGAAAAAAGGCGATGCTCTCGTTTTCTCTCACGGGTTTAATATTCACTACGATTTTATCCAACCTCCAAAAGACGTGGACGTTTATATGGTGGCTCCGAAAGGACCAGGTCACCTTGTAAGAAGAGTTTACACCGAAGGTGGTGGGGTTCCATGTTTGATCGCGATCTATCAAGATTCTACCGGTGAGGCGAAAAAAAGAGCGCTCGCACACGCCGCTGGAGTCGGTGGAGGACGTGCTGGAATTTTGGAAACTTCTTTCCGTGAAGAAACCGAAACGGATCTTTTCGGTGAACAAGTCGTTCTCTGCGGCGGTCTCTCCAACCTGATTATGGCCGGTTTTGAAACCTTGACCGAAGCAGGTTACGATCCTGAGATCGCATACTTTGAATGCCTTCACGAAGTGAAATTGATCACAGATTTGATTTACGAAGGTGGTCTTGCGAGAATGAGATTCTCCATTTCCGATACTGCGGAATACGGCGATTACGTAAGCGGTCCTCGAGTGATCGACGCGGGCGTAAAACAAAGAATGAAAGAAGTTCTGAACGATATTCAAAAAGATAAAGGCGCAAAATTCGCAAATAACTGGATGGCCGAAACAAAAGCTGGTTATCCAAACTTTAAGAATATGAGAGAGAAGAACGCCGCGCACCCGATCGAATCGGTGGGTAAAAAATTGAGAAGTATGATGAAATGGTTATCTAAATAA
- a CDS encoding porin OmpL1: MFQKFLKVGVILVFTIVAQNVSAKSYAFGSLGMQFDLGQLGGTIEKDGLDAANYYPVTATDGTTGVATRRAVIPENRLQTLENTTAGMINVKHNGTMTGLVFSAGYERDLGKNFFVRVAANYTRKVMGGDTEAKALGFKFYDIVWDYNAVQIPINFGIKASVSEDTSVYIGGGFHYFKGGWSLSGSNNSGTLHDGLVMLGAPSTIANLVADGTSPSAVWEDVRFSVGGFAPNWLIGAQTRVTDKGFVFMEAETLYSEKLGTGHTQSAGGIVSLAPSPAYPIVLGGTQYRIGYKHEL; the protein is encoded by the coding sequence ATGTTTCAAAAATTTTTAAAAGTCGGTGTCATCCTCGTTTTTACCATTGTTGCTCAAAATGTAAGCGCGAAGTCGTATGCGTTCGGAAGTTTGGGGATGCAGTTTGATTTGGGGCAGTTAGGCGGAACCATCGAGAAGGACGGTTTGGATGCGGCGAACTACTATCCTGTGACTGCAACGGATGGGACAACCGGAGTTGCGACTCGAAGAGCGGTGATCCCTGAAAATCGTTTGCAAACCTTAGAGAATACGACCGCTGGTATGATCAATGTGAAACACAACGGCACAATGACCGGTCTTGTTTTTTCGGCAGGTTACGAACGCGATTTAGGTAAAAATTTTTTCGTTCGAGTTGCGGCAAACTATACGCGAAAGGTTATGGGTGGAGATACGGAAGCGAAAGCGCTTGGCTTCAAATTCTACGATATTGTTTGGGATTATAACGCCGTTCAAATCCCGATCAACTTTGGAATCAAAGCTTCGGTTTCGGAAGATACTTCCGTTTATATCGGTGGTGGTTTTCACTATTTCAAAGGCGGATGGAGTTTATCCGGTTCTAATAATTCCGGAACGTTACATGACGGCTTAGTGATGTTAGGTGCTCCTTCCACGATCGCGAATTTAGTCGCTGATGGAACTTCTCCTTCCGCAGTTTGGGAAGACGTTCGCTTTAGTGTAGGCGGTTTTGCACCGAATTGGCTGATCGGGGCTCAGACGAGAGTTACCGATAAAGGTTTTGTTTTTATGGAAGCGGAAACCCTTTATTCTGAAAAACTGGGAACGGGACATACGCAATCAGCAGGAGGAATCGTCAGTTTAGCTCCTTCCCCGGCTTATCCGATCGTTTTAGGTGGAACGCAATATCGAATTGGATACAAGCACGAACTCTAA
- a CDS encoding porin OmpL1 encodes MFRYFLKFGIALSVILFSQNATAKSYAFGSIGMQFDLGQLGGTITKDGLDAANYYPVTATDGTPGVATRRAVIPENRLQTLENTTAGIINVKQNGAMSGLVFSAGYERDLGKNFFVRVAANYTRKVMGGDTEAKALGFKFYDIVWDYNAVQIPINFGIKASVSEDTSVYIGGGFHYFKGGWSLSGSNNSGTLHDGLVLLGASPTITNLVSDGTSPAAIWEDVRFSVSGLAPNWLVGAQTRVTDKGFVFMEAETLYSAKLGSGHTQSLGGMASIAPSPSYPIVLGGTQYRVGYKHEL; translated from the coding sequence ATGTTTCGATATTTTTTAAAGTTCGGAATCGCTCTGAGTGTGATTCTTTTTTCCCAGAATGCGACCGCGAAGTCGTATGCGTTCGGAAGTATAGGAATGCAGTTCGATTTGGGCCAGTTAGGTGGAACAATCACAAAAGATGGTTTGGATGCGGCGAATTATTATCCTGTGACTGCAACGGACGGAACTCCCGGAGTTGCAACGAGAAGAGCGGTGATCCCTGAAAATCGGCTCCAAACTTTGGAAAACACGACAGCCGGAATAATCAACGTAAAACAAAATGGAGCAATGTCCGGACTCGTCTTTTCCGCCGGTTACGAACGCGACTTAGGTAAGAATTTTTTCGTTCGAGTGGCGGCTAACTATACTCGAAAGGTGATGGGCGGTGATACGGAAGCGAAGGCCCTCGGTTTTAAATTCTATGATATCGTTTGGGATTATAACGCCGTTCAAATCCCGATCAACTTTGGAATCAAAGCTTCCGTTTCAGAAGATACTTCCGTTTATATAGGCGGTGGTTTTCATTATTTCAAAGGAGGTTGGAGTTTATCCGGTTCCAATAATTCAGGAACGTTACATGACGGTTTAGTATTATTGGGGGCATCACCAACGATAACCAATTTAGTTTCTGATGGAACTTCCCCCGCGGCGATTTGGGAGGACGTGAGATTCAGCGTGTCCGGATTGGCACCGAATTGGTTAGTAGGTGCTCAAACGCGAGTAACGGATAAAGGTTTCGTCTTTATGGAAGCGGAAACCCTTTATTCTGCGAAATTAGGATCGGGACATACGCAATCCTTAGGCGGTATGGCGAGCATCGCGCCTTCTCCTTCTTATCCGATTGTATTGGGTGGAACTCAATACCGCGTCGGCTACAAACACGAACTCTAA
- a CDS encoding caspase family protein: MKSKLSAISVCLILFFATDAFAQKRYGLIFGSNYTGNKAGIPELNLCEADAKYLNDEIRRVGNFDEVKIILGKDVTKDNIEKEIKALGKKAGDDDTVLLYFSGHGAFQRDASAKNGMRNLIICYDRPHLQDDELNKYLEKVKSPKTVFIFDCCFSGGIAKKGKATRGSADVPIPEGSNGTVKQDSEDFFFQDKAIISSADDNQTAIEVGGSINHGIFTYNFGRALSTADLNKDNVVTALEAFFKSKDETVQMAKKFQHEQVPQISGNASGIFLSGKKNPEPPKPVDPPKPPPPSVEPDTDPVKPDPVQPVVTPQEPPVVPTNERGDLVLKTTIIQDRAYGLSDLPPDVLIFAKKKRKGNRNVKVFIDDQEFTSSVSASPSNFWGSVKRQGQLIPGNIYTISLSKVPAGVHKITIKADDYPEIQETFAILPNKKNELVINASMSGFGAIQGKVFYKTLDNPVINQPIFMPTISSVTGIQKLNTDSEGNFWFTNLKPGDYEIKASFAEDLNLNNSMINVREGDVTKVDVILNVKMPSTKTKY, from the coding sequence TTGAAATCCAAGCTATCGGCAATCAGCGTCTGTTTGATTTTATTTTTTGCAACGGATGCATTTGCACAAAAAAGATACGGGCTTATTTTCGGTTCGAACTACACCGGCAATAAAGCAGGAATTCCGGAACTCAACCTTTGCGAAGCAGATGCAAAGTATTTGAACGATGAAATTCGAAGAGTCGGAAATTTCGACGAGGTAAAGATTATCCTCGGTAAAGATGTAACAAAGGATAATATTGAAAAAGAAATTAAGGCCTTAGGAAAAAAAGCGGGCGATGACGACACCGTTCTTCTTTATTTCTCAGGTCACGGTGCTTTTCAGAGAGACGCCTCCGCAAAAAACGGAATGAGAAACTTGATCATCTGTTATGATCGACCTCACCTCCAAGACGACGAGTTGAATAAATATTTAGAAAAAGTAAAATCTCCTAAAACGGTTTTTATCTTTGACTGTTGTTTTTCCGGCGGCATCGCGAAGAAAGGGAAAGCGACCAGAGGTTCAGCAGATGTTCCGATTCCTGAGGGAAGCAACGGAACTGTAAAACAAGATTCTGAAGACTTTTTCTTTCAAGATAAGGCGATCATTTCTTCCGCGGACGATAACCAAACCGCGATCGAAGTGGGTGGAAGCATCAATCACGGAATTTTTACCTATAATTTTGGAAGAGCTCTCAGCACGGCTGATTTAAACAAAGACAACGTTGTCACTGCCTTAGAGGCTTTTTTCAAATCCAAAGATGAAACCGTTCAGATGGCGAAGAAGTTTCAGCATGAGCAGGTTCCGCAAATTTCAGGGAACGCATCCGGAATTTTTCTTTCCGGTAAAAAGAATCCGGAACCTCCGAAGCCTGTTGATCCTCCAAAACCTCCGCCTCCATCCGTAGAACCGGATACCGATCCTGTGAAACCGGATCCAGTTCAACCCGTTGTAACTCCGCAAGAACCTCCAGTCGTTCCAACGAATGAAAGAGGGGACCTTGTTTTGAAAACGACGATCATTCAAGATCGCGCTTACGGACTTTCCGATCTTCCACCCGATGTTTTGATCTTTGCGAAGAAGAAAAGAAAAGGGAATCGGAACGTGAAAGTATTTATCGACGATCAGGAATTTACTTCTTCCGTATCGGCTTCTCCTTCAAATTTTTGGGGTTCCGTGAAGAGACAGGGGCAATTGATTCCGGGAAATATTTATACGATTTCTTTGAGTAAGGTTCCTGCGGGAGTTCACAAGATTACGATCAAGGCGGATGATTATCCGGAGATTCAAGAGACGTTTGCCATTCTTCCGAATAAGAAGAATGAACTCGTGATCAATGCTTCTATGAGCGGATTCGGAGCGATTCAGGGAAAGGTTTTTTACAAAACCTTAGACAATCCGGTGATCAATCAGCCGATCTTTATGCCGACGATTTCCAGCGTAACCGGGATTCAAAAATTGAATACGGACAGCGAAGGAAATTTTTGGTTCACAAATCTCAAGCCGGGTGATTACGAAATCAAAGCGTCCTTTGCTGAAGATCTGAATCTTAACAATTCTATGATCAATGTCAGAGAAGGCGATGTTACCAAGGTGGATGTGATTCTTAACGTGAAGATGCCTTCCACTAAAACGAAATACTAA
- a CDS encoding MutS-related protein, whose amino-acid sequence MTSFSKIALLERRSGKLKRLHERVSNLLSKLSLFRLLFFTAFVFWISIFYYLRSDYRFYLPSLLILFIFFFFVRRYKKTLSSRERIRLWQFVLEREVARIKIKGFGKKFGTRVSLENISPLARDLDLFRETGLFPWLDTTFTTNAEKKIVSLLDPNESTSLEFQRENVLHRQSIVKSISDKTLAIPKILRLASYLGENQDSSETFRKTSPNLIQSDLASNLWERYPWLSKIYKPVTIFVLSLIPANVLLGVPFPASVLFLNLILFGLYRSLSLEVFQQYYSLSGSIQGLQKILIYLKGLKIQDRNGKFLLQETSKEELRSAFEDLDRILKRVALTEAPLLHLILNNLFLYDLWILQRISKWRKKHSLLLERSVEDLIVFDSLVSFANLKWMFPDYCFPNILPDNSSVSISGKDIYHPLIPFDSKVPNVLDSVKEADVVLITGSNMSGKTTYLRTIGVASILALAGAPAPASEFALPVLFIHTNMRNEDNLEEGISFFYAEVRRLSEIVRKIKDPNRPHLVLLDEILKGTNTRERSLACKGILKELKKNRVMGLVTSHDLELAKVKGVILKHFQEEILDGTMHFDYKIRDGLVETSNALRILIQEGMDLDFS is encoded by the coding sequence ATGACTTCTTTTTCTAAGATCGCATTGCTCGAACGTAGAAGCGGAAAATTAAAACGACTTCACGAACGAGTTTCCAATCTTCTCTCGAAACTTTCTCTATTTCGACTTCTCTTCTTCACTGCTTTTGTATTCTGGATTTCTATTTTTTATTATCTAAGATCCGATTATAGATTCTATCTTCCCTCCTTGCTGATTCTTTTTATCTTTTTCTTTTTCGTGAGAAGATATAAGAAAACTCTTTCTTCCAGAGAAAGGATCCGTCTCTGGCAATTCGTTTTAGAAAGGGAAGTAGCAAGAATCAAGATCAAGGGTTTTGGAAAAAAATTCGGAACGCGTGTTTCCTTAGAAAATATTTCTCCTCTCGCAAGGGATTTGGATCTTTTTCGCGAAACCGGCCTTTTTCCTTGGCTGGATACGACCTTTACGACGAACGCCGAGAAAAAAATAGTCTCTTTACTGGACCCGAACGAATCAACGTCATTGGAATTTCAAAGAGAGAATGTTCTACATAGACAATCGATAGTAAAATCGATATCCGATAAAACATTAGCAATTCCTAAAATACTCAGATTGGCGTCTTATCTCGGGGAGAATCAGGATTCTTCCGAGACTTTTCGAAAAACAAGCCCGAATCTCATCCAATCGGATTTAGCCTCTAACCTTTGGGAACGATATCCTTGGCTTTCTAAAATCTATAAACCGGTAACGATTTTCGTTCTCTCTTTGATACCTGCAAATGTACTTTTAGGCGTTCCTTTTCCCGCTTCGGTCCTATTTTTAAATTTAATCCTATTCGGGCTTTATCGATCGCTCTCATTGGAAGTATTTCAACAATACTATTCGCTTTCTGGCAGTATTCAGGGACTTCAAAAAATTCTAATCTATCTCAAAGGATTGAAAATTCAGGATAGGAATGGTAAGTTTCTTTTACAAGAAACTTCCAAAGAAGAATTGAGATCGGCCTTCGAGGACCTTGACCGAATATTAAAACGTGTCGCATTAACGGAAGCTCCACTTCTTCATCTGATTCTTAATAATCTCTTCTTGTACGATCTTTGGATATTGCAGAGAATTTCGAAATGGCGGAAAAAACATTCTCTTCTTTTAGAAAGATCCGTTGAGGATTTGATCGTGTTCGATTCTCTGGTTTCGTTCGCAAATCTCAAATGGATGTTTCCCGATTATTGTTTTCCGAATATTCTTCCCGATAATTCTTCCGTATCGATTTCAGGAAAAGATATTTATCATCCTTTGATTCCCTTCGATTCTAAGGTTCCTAACGTGCTCGACTCAGTAAAGGAAGCGGACGTGGTTTTGATTACCGGTTCGAACATGTCCGGCAAAACGACTTACCTTCGTACGATCGGAGTCGCTTCGATTCTTGCGCTTGCCGGCGCTCCCGCTCCCGCTTCCGAATTTGCGCTTCCTGTATTATTCATTCATACGAATATGAGAAACGAAGACAATCTAGAGGAAGGGATTTCCTTTTTCTACGCGGAAGTGAGACGTCTTTCCGAAATCGTTCGTAAAATTAAAGATCCAAATCGACCACACCTCGTTCTTTTGGATGAAATTCTAAAAGGAACAAATACACGCGAGCGTTCTCTTGCTTGTAAGGGAATTCTCAAAGAGCTAAAGAAGAATCGGGTGATGGGACTGGTAACCAGTCATGATCTTGAGTTAGCGAAAGTGAAAGGAGTGATTTTGAAACACTTTCAGGAAGAAATCTTGGACGGTACGATGCACTTTGATTATAAAATTCGAGACGGACTTGTGGAAACGAGCAATGCTCTTCGAATTTTGATTCAAGAAGGAATGGATTTGGATTTTAGTTGA
- a CDS encoding LIC_13387 family protein, giving the protein MKPKILIRISSILMLIFTFGHSIGHFTRYNTVDVRAISTITAMQMTKIPMDGVDKTYDQFYSGMSLNLSITVFSLVILLWLLSNLESKHPKVVMQLLIPIFFCVFGFSITGFVYFFPAPTLISCLGALSILGSIFLLRKES; this is encoded by the coding sequence ATGAAACCAAAAATTCTAATTCGAATCTCATCGATTCTCATGTTGATTTTTACATTCGGTCACTCCATCGGTCATTTTACTCGATACAACACGGTCGACGTGCGAGCGATCAGTACGATCACTGCGATGCAAATGACCAAGATTCCAATGGACGGTGTCGATAAGACCTACGATCAATTTTATTCGGGAATGAGTTTAAATCTAAGTATCACTGTATTCTCTTTAGTGATCTTACTTTGGCTTTTATCAAATCTCGAGAGTAAACATCCGAAAGTTGTTATGCAATTATTGATCCCGATTTTCTTTTGCGTATTCGGTTTTTCTATCACCGGCTTTGTCTATTTTTTTCCGGCACCAACCCTGATCTCTTGTTTGGGAGCATTGTCCATTTTAGGCAGTATTTTTCTGTTAAGAAAAGAATCGTAA
- a CDS encoding AsmA family protein produces the protein MKSLHRIKFFLYNNRIKFLAILLFQVLLLALFTILPILSRQDFYKDFILSEIEKSTGLEIQVDRSDLLLFPFPGIELNSVIVRKGDIIVGISDQIKIDISWFGLLGQKVEIRDIYISGGNINLHKSKDGSINLIEYLQKEKDDPEHTHKSNTVRIFDPPSATIPTPFNPNEMLKIGLKNVHIENFYINYQDDTHTRTYGIYLWKSSFEISFYGDTLDVNLVGKLDGQSFQIYGNAGLDAFPTTLDKLEFQTTVIFDNCSLSIFRDLFFIFPKADFTKTVLNGTVQVKKSPFETINFNITAQAKNFAYKGGNPFGDIKLNLGIKLDIRNKKLEFPYMTLTWPGIVEGSAKGTVVWNQKTNASFQISANYLDYHSVFRFAKLFEFTTAFDDPKRPDGVFYFTADLRNVYALKHRFPVLKADVKYSYPWVTISSFHAYIYNGEILGKSKINPFKSRFEVQGEAYRVFSDRILMPYVSERIINGNLFSNFNFVTEVGDRSTDFTGDFFRNMEGSGSLQVLNGELLGYANFMVPVLNTLGKIISFSGIDGRKVEFTSLKSDFKIENNRFYFQNLKLQGNGLEADGKGSISFEKNVDVLINLRLGGNIVGKALKIPIIYRGVFKQSIPYVDPIWLGSVFAGSTILAPFFTPLGGPYGGGIAGSVVSEYVRDAWEGFKGLFSSKDDKKGK, from the coding sequence ATGAAATCTCTCCATCGCATTAAATTTTTCTTATATAATAATCGAATCAAATTTCTAGCGATTCTCCTTTTTCAAGTTCTCCTACTTGCGCTTTTTACGATCCTACCGATTCTTTCCCGTCAGGATTTTTATAAGGATTTTATTCTTTCCGAAATCGAAAAGTCGACCGGTTTAGAAATTCAAGTCGATCGATCGGATCTTCTTCTATTTCCATTTCCCGGCATCGAACTGAATTCAGTCATCGTAAGGAAAGGTGATATTATCGTAGGGATCAGCGACCAGATCAAAATCGATATTTCTTGGTTCGGATTGCTGGGCCAAAAGGTCGAAATTCGAGACATTTATATTTCCGGTGGTAATATAAATCTTCACAAGTCAAAGGATGGCTCGATCAATTTAATCGAATATTTGCAAAAAGAAAAAGACGATCCGGAGCATACTCACAAATCTAATACGGTTCGAATTTTTGATCCGCCATCTGCCACAATTCCGACTCCATTCAATCCGAACGAAATGCTTAAGATCGGTCTCAAAAACGTTCACATTGAAAATTTTTACATCAATTATCAGGACGACACACATACTCGAACCTACGGAATTTATCTTTGGAAATCCTCATTCGAAATATCATTTTATGGAGATACGTTGGATGTAAACTTAGTCGGAAAATTAGACGGTCAGAGTTTCCAGATCTACGGAAATGCGGGTCTGGATGCATTCCCTACAACTCTGGATAAGCTCGAATTTCAAACCACCGTTATCTTTGATAATTGTTCCTTATCCATTTTTCGAGATCTATTCTTCATTTTTCCGAAAGCCGATTTCACAAAAACCGTCCTAAACGGAACAGTCCAGGTTAAGAAATCACCCTTTGAAACGATCAATTTCAACATCACCGCTCAAGCCAAAAATTTCGCATACAAGGGCGGAAACCCTTTCGGCGATATAAAATTAAATCTCGGAATTAAATTAGATATTCGGAATAAAAAATTAGAATTTCCTTATATGACTCTGACATGGCCGGGAATCGTGGAAGGTTCGGCGAAAGGAACAGTCGTATGGAATCAAAAGACAAACGCATCGTTTCAAATTTCCGCAAATTATCTAGATTACCATAGCGTTTTCCGATTCGCAAAATTATTCGAATTTACCACAGCGTTCGACGATCCCAAAAGACCGGACGGAGTTTTTTATTTCACTGCCGATCTGAGAAACGTCTATGCGCTAAAACATCGTTTCCCAGTTTTAAAAGCGGACGTAAAATACAGTTACCCATGGGTAACAATTTCGAGTTTTCACGCATATATTTATAATGGAGAAATATTAGGAAAATCTAAAATTAATCCGTTCAAATCCCGCTTCGAGGTACAAGGAGAAGCCTATCGGGTATTTTCAGATCGAATTTTAATGCCTTACGTTTCGGAAAGAATCATTAACGGAAATTTATTTAGCAATTTCAATTTTGTGACTGAAGTCGGAGATCGCTCTACGGATTTTACGGGGGACTTTTTCAGAAACATGGAAGGATCCGGAAGCTTACAAGTTCTCAATGGAGAACTTTTGGGATATGCGAACTTTATGGTTCCGGTATTAAATACCCTTGGTAAAATTATTTCTTTCAGCGGAATCGACGGTCGCAAAGTCGAATTCACATCCTTAAAATCCGATTTTAAAATTGAGAACAATCGATTCTACTTTCAAAATCTAAAATTACAGGGCAATGGACTCGAAGCCGACGGAAAAGGAAGTATTAGTTTTGAAAAGAACGTGGATGTTTTAATCAACTTACGATTAGGCGGAAACATCGTAGGAAAGGCGTTAAAAATTCCGATCATTTACAGAGGTGTTTTTAAACAGTCGATTCCGTACGTCGATCCGATCTGGTTAGGTTCTGTCTTCGCAGGAAGTACGATTCTGGCTCCGTTTTTTACTCCTCTTGGAGGTCCGTATGGTGGAGGAATCGCTGGATCCGTCGTATCGGAATACGTAAGAGATGCTTGGGAAGGATTCAAAGGTCTCTTTTCATCCAAAGATGACAAAAAGGGAAAATAA
- a CDS encoding ABC transporter ATP-binding protein codes for MIRIQDLTISFYSKSGFGFKKNRIAAVDGISLEIESNEILGLVGESGCGKSTLGRGLVKLLQPESGTIFFEDQEITSLPNSEFFPFRKNIQIIFQDPYSSLNPRMTISEILKEGLEIHEKLTEEEAQEKIKAILERVNLSSDILTRFPHEFSGGQRQRIAIARALILKPKFLICDESVSALDVSTGTQVLKLLVELKNEFGLSYLFISHDLGVVKSISDRIAVMYLGKIVEIGKTKDIVSSPAHPYTKALFQSTFDVYDRKKVRTPLKGELPSTVNKPSGCHFHTRCPIAQDICKSEFPSWKNREADQKVLCHFPLERGK; via the coding sequence ATGATTCGTATTCAAGACTTAACAATCAGCTTTTATTCCAAATCAGGTTTCGGATTTAAGAAGAATCGAATCGCGGCCGTAGACGGAATCAGCTTAGAAATAGAAAGCAATGAAATTCTCGGTCTTGTGGGAGAATCAGGTTGTGGAAAGTCCACACTGGGACGAGGTCTGGTAAAACTTTTACAACCGGAATCCGGTACGATCTTTTTTGAAGATCAAGAGATCACTTCCCTTCCCAATTCCGAATTTTTTCCTTTTAGGAAAAACATTCAGATCATCTTTCAGGACCCCTATTCTTCCTTAAATCCGAGAATGACAATCTCCGAAATCTTAAAGGAAGGACTGGAGATTCACGAAAAACTTACGGAAGAAGAGGCGCAGGAAAAAATCAAAGCCATCTTAGAACGAGTCAATTTATCCTCGGATATTCTCACTCGTTTTCCGCATGAATTCTCCGGAGGCCAAAGACAGAGAATTGCGATTGCAAGGGCGCTGATCCTAAAACCTAAGTTTCTCATCTGCGACGAATCCGTCTCCGCGCTGGATGTTTCCACAGGAACTCAAGTTTTAAAACTCCTCGTCGAATTAAAAAATGAGTTCGGTCTCTCCTATTTATTTATCTCTCACGATTTAGGTGTGGTAAAATCTATTTCGGATCGGATTGCCGTAATGTATTTGGGAAAAATCGTAGAAATTGGTAAAACGAAAGATATCGTTTCTTCCCCGGCCCATCCTTATACAAAGGCTCTATTTCAATCCACATTCGACGTCTACGACCGTAAAAAAGTTAGAACACCACTCAAAGGAGAATTACCGAGTACTGTTAACAAACCTTCAGGTTGCCATTTTCACACTCGCTGTCCTATCGCTCAAGATATCTGTAAATCAGAATTCCCGAGTTGGAAAAATCGGGAAGCCGATCAAAAAGTGTTGTGCCACTTTCCTTTGGAACGAGGAAAATGA
- a CDS encoding ABC transporter ATP-binding protein has translation MTSSNLLQVKNFSLDLLSENRWLPVLQNLTFEVKEGEILSLIGESGCGKSLTALALTRLIPSNISRVKSGEILYQGRDLLKLSPEELRKIRGKEISYVFQEPFAALNPLMKIEEQMIEAYLLHISSNRKEAVEKAEHLLSSVGITDIKQRLYSYPNQMSGGILQRISIAMALMCDPSLLIADEPTSAIDVTIQAQLVELLLNLQKQNRMSILFISHDFGLVGTIAHRIAVMYAGRIAELGGTDSVIDSPNHPYTIDLLRSIPSLAKSVHDLLPIQGIVPSPDQYPHGCHYSTRCKSVFNTCKESKPGLFSIESGEELHQSACFLSQKPDSN, from the coding sequence ATGACGTCCTCGAATCTCTTACAGGTGAAGAATTTTTCCCTCGATCTTCTCTCTGAAAATCGCTGGCTTCCGGTTCTGCAAAATTTGACATTCGAAGTTAAGGAAGGAGAAATTCTTTCCTTGATCGGAGAATCTGGCTGTGGCAAATCATTGACCGCGCTCGCGCTTACAAGACTCATTCCTTCCAATATATCCCGAGTGAAGTCCGGAGAAATCCTTTATCAAGGAAGAGATCTGTTAAAACTTTCACCGGAAGAATTGAGAAAAATTCGTGGGAAAGAAATTTCTTACGTATTTCAAGAACCGTTCGCCGCGTTGAATCCTTTGATGAAGATCGAAGAGCAGATGATCGAAGCCTATCTGTTGCATATTTCTTCCAATCGAAAGGAGGCCGTCGAAAAAGCGGAACATCTTCTTTCTTCAGTTGGAATCACCGACATCAAACAAAGACTCTATTCTTATCCGAATCAGATGAGTGGTGGAATTTTGCAAAGGATCAGTATCGCGATGGCATTGATGTGCGACCCTTCTCTTCTCATTGCGGACGAACCCACGAGTGCGATCGATGTAACGATTCAAGCCCAACTTGTGGAATTACTTTTGAATTTGCAAAAGCAGAATCGAATGTCCATCCTCTTTATTTCTCACGATTTCGGACTCGTTGGAACGATCGCGCACAGAATCGCAGTGATGTATGCCGGAAGAATCGCCGAACTTGGGGGAACTGATTCCGTAATCGATTCGCCAAATCATCCTTATACGATCGACTTACTCAGGTCGATTCCCTCACTGGCAAAATCGGTTCATGATCTTCTTCCCATCCAAGGAATCGTGCCCTCACCGGATCAATACCCGCATGGATGTCATTATTCCACACGTTGTAAGTCCGTGTTTAATACGTGCAAAGAAAGCAAGCCTGGATTGTTCTCTATTGAGTCAGGTGAGGAATTGCATCAGTCAGCTTGTTTTCTTTCTCAAAAACCGGACTCAAATTAA